DNA sequence from the Nicotiana tomentosiformis chromosome 3, ASM39032v3, whole genome shotgun sequence genome:
ttcaaacaacgaGATAGGGCGTATTGAAAagatgttcaagcaaatgatggaaaagaatgccgatttggatgcccaacttgcctcacacaatacATCAATCCTcaacctagaagttcaaatgcggcaaatctctcaagctctaaattctcttCCTAAGGGggtactaccaagtgacacgatagtaaacccaaagggtggaaacaacacggggcatgccatgtccattactacaagaagtggaagaggtggaatgcacccacctcaagtcaagggcaacttgtggatgatgagcaagtggtacaagaagaagagatcccaaaCAATATGGTGCAACctaatgatgaagttcggatggatattgatgatagtgtggaagagactcaagaggaggtgaaccagtctagggatcacattattgacataccggagccggtagtgcaaaaggctaaggcaccgcTGCCTAAGCCTCTACCTCCATACCCgcaaagacttgccaagcaaaatggtgagaatcaattcaaaaaattcattcaaatgttgaagagtctctcaatcaatgtgccattagttgaagctttggaacaaatgcccggttatgccaagtttatgaaggatctcgtgacaaagaagcggtcaataaattttgaaactatcaaattcactcatcaagtgagtgaaattgtgcattcaatggctcctaagtaggaggatcccggtgctttcacgattccttgtacaattggatgTGCCaactttgctaaagctcttttgTGATCTTGGgacgagtatcaatttgatgccctattctgtTTTCAAAACTTTGGGGATTGgtaaaccaagacccacctctatgaaattgcaaatggccgatcgtactatgaagaggcctttgggagtgattgaatatatcttagttcatgttgataaatttattcttccggcagattttgtcattctagattgtgaagttgattatgaagtgccgaTTATttttgggagacctttccttgctacgggtaaggctATTTGTGATGTTGAAGTCGGAGAGCTTAcattccgggttggtgatgaaaaagtggtattccatgtgtgcaagtccatgcgaaaaccaaatagcaatgtggtgtgttcgtttgtggacttggtgactgatgttattattgatgacacaagtgcttcaatcaatgttggtgatatgttagaggccgtcttgctcaactttgatgatgacgagatggatggattcatggaatgtgtgaactctttgtaAGGAATAGGGTCGTATAACTATGCACCCTGGAAATTATCTTTGGACCTTGAAAGTAGGACAACTCCTCCTAAAAAGCCTTTTATTGAAGATTCTCCCACTTTGAAGTTGAAGCCAtttcctccacatcttcggtatgaatttcctggcccttgttctactttaccggttattctttcctcttgtttgactaacgtgcaggtagattccacattggcagTGCTACACAAGAGAAAGAAGactattgggtggacattggtggatatttgGGGGATAatccccgccttttgcatgcataatatCATGTTGGAGGATGGCGCCAAACCATGTATAGaatatcaaaggagactcaataagGCTATGCAATAAGTTGTCAAGaaagagattatcaagtggttggatgtccgAGTGGTCTACTccatctccgatagttcgtggacttctccggttcaatgtgtcccaaagaaagggggcatgatggtggtcaccaatgacaagaatgagttgattcctacaagaacagtGACCAGATGGAGGGTGCGTATGGACTatcacaagctcaacaaagtcaaggaaggatcactttccacttcctttcttagaccaAATGCTTGACAGATTGGTCGgttgtgctttctattgctttcttgatgggtattagggctacaaccaaattcttactgctccggaagatcaagagaaaacaacctttacatgtccctatagtactttcgccttcaagcagatgccatttggtttgtgcaatgcaccgatgacttttcaaaggtgtatgatggctatcttcacggacatggtggaggactaccttgaaattTTCATGGATgtcttctcggtggttggagattaatttgatgattgtcttgcaaatttggataaaaTATTGGCTAGatatgaagaaacaaatttggtgattaattgggagaaatgtcatttcatggtcggggaaggcattgtccttggccaaaaaatttcaaagcatggattgaagttgacaaggcaaaaattgaggtgatttctaaacttccacctccaacttcggtaaagggtgcgcggagtttcttaggccacacgGGGTTTTGTcggcgtttcatcaaagatttctctaaggtggtgaacccgttgtgcaaccttcttgagaaggatgctaatttcaacttcaatgatgattgcattagggcttttgaattgttgaagttcaagttgacaactactcccatcatcaccacttcaaattggagtatcccttttgaacctatgtgtgatgcaagcgacGTAGCGGTTAGGGatgttttggggcaacgcatcaacaaatgttttcatccggtctactatgctattaagaccatgaatagtgcacAAGTCAACTATGccattacggagaaagagctcattgccattgtgtttgcaattgagaagttctgcccatacttgatgggtgcaaaagtcattgtccacatAGATCATGCGGCGCTTTagtatcttatgagcaagaaggactccaaagctcggttgataagatgggtgcttttgttgcaagactttgatattgacatccaagatagtaaaaggagtgaaaaccaagtggcgggccacttgtctcgtttggaggaggaagggaggttgcatgatggccttgaaatcaatgactccttccctgaTGAGCAACTCTTGATATTTCAAttaaagaggtgccatggttcgcagatctagcaaattttcttatgTGTGAAATCATTCCAGataagttctcttcaaaccaaaggaagaagctcaaacgggattgtcaaaattattattgggatgaaccatacctttttcggatttgtacggatggggtgattggAAGATGTGTACCAAAAGAAGATCAAGGTAaatggggcttgtcattcttcgccatatggtggccATCATGgtagagcaagaacggcggctaaAGTGCTTAGTTGCTACttttattggcccactctttacaaggatgcaagtgagctAGTGAAgagatgtgataaatgtcaatggaccggtggaatctcaaataataataaaatgccTATCACAACCATCTtgaagattgatattttcgatgtgtggggtattgacttcatggtcCCTTTTGTGatttcttgtggaaacacctacatcttggtcgcagttgattatgtgtccaaatgggttgaggccgttgctttacccaacaatgaggcaagaagtgtggtggctttcttgaataagaatattttcacaaggtttggtacccCGCGTGCTATTATAAACGATGGGGGTCACAGTTTTGCAACAAGACTTTCGACACTtttcttagcaagtatggtgttactcacaaagtcacgaccccttatcacccacaagctagtggacAAGTGGAAGTATCCaatcgggagataaagagtatcttatccaaaatagtgaatgctaatcggatggattggtccaagaagcttgatgatgcattatgggcttatctgatatcttacaaaacacctatcgagATGTCGCCATACCGCTTGGTGTgtcggaaaagcttgtcatctttcggtggaactagagcacaaggccatgtgggctataaagaagttgaatcttgattgggatgtaacTACTAACTTGAAGGTTGCACATTTCAATGAATTAGATGAGTtatggtaccatgcttatgcaagttcgtccatgtacaaagaaaagatgaaatatcttcatgataaaTACATTTGGAGCATAGAGTTCAAtgtgggcgatcttgtattgttgtttaactcaatgTTGAGGATGTTTCTcgggaagctaaagtctaaatggagtggtccttttgaaattgtaggtgtgacaccttttggtgcattagacttgaagaacaaaaacaatgaagtattccgagtcaatggtcaccaggtgaagcactacttgggaaacgttggagatagccacgtcgtggcggtcattcatttcaattgatggtattctgcgtcgtgccgcgaagTTAAATAaggtgcttcttgggaggcaacccatgtttcttttcattttcctaTTGTAGTTAggtgttgtttttattttaacttgatttgaagtatgCTATAGGTATGAGTGTGACATACAGGAATTGGAAAAAAATCTGGCTAAGTGTTGCAAAACTTGCGGACCGTAGTTGATTTGTGCGGACCGTACATTTTTGGTTGCTGCAGCAAAATAACATTGCGGTCGCGCGATTATCTTGCAAACCGCACAAATGAGAGGGTGAAAATACCAACTCTCTAAAGTTTAGCCTGTCAGAGAAAAGGTCGATGTGTGACCGCACATGGAATCTGCGGCCGCAACTtggaatctgcggccgcacacaaaattgtgcagaCCACAGATGAGATGCTcatcaggtaacagagtgcggaccgcacatgaaaatgtgcggCCACACTCGCTCTTCTTTCCCTTAGTAAACAAAAAGTATAAATAGAGGAATAGCGGCATTTGGTACGTTTTTCACTCTGACAATAAAAATATTCCTCGGTTAAAAATTTCTTGGTGATTCATATGTCCACACACACAACAGCTATGATCAATCACTCATTACACTCattcatctggtatgcttcaactTCTTGttaaatgttttctttaaatttatagatttttagtcctttttaggccatttgtcattaGAATTCAATTGTATATCCATGTGGGGGTAAATCTTTAATGGGTTAACTAATACATTCTTTATGGGGACTGGGTTAACATATTTTCATAATTCTATGATGTTTCCATGTCAAATTGTGCATAAAATTGCAAGACCTAGATAGAAAAAAAATTGACCTATACGTAACTTTTGAATTCTGCGGCCCGCGGATGTGGAATTTAGGGAAACTTAGTGAAGAACTCATTTTGCGGCCGTAAGATAAAATATGTGGACCGAAAAATCCCAATCCCAGCCGCATAATAGCAAGTTTACTATCATCAGGGTGTCTATACTACTTTACCCCAACGTGTGGCCGCATGTCTAATTTACGGACTGTAGAAATCATGTTACAGCCGCACATCAGCCATTTCtctatcatcagagagttggcatcttTTGGGTTTCAGAGGTACGGCCGCAAGTGAAATTGTGTGGACTGCACtttacttttgcggccgcacaacaaaattatgcggtccgcaagtcCTCATCTGCGACCACGAGAAATTTTGTGCGGACCGTAGATCATTACCCTACAAGCATGTTCTAACTGTGTACCCTCACTGTGTCTTCTAGTTTACAGCTTACTTGCATATCTCCTGTGTATATCTGAACATTAAATTGAAACTAACAATCGCTTTTGCTTGATACAaacaatggttcgatctagaggacgCGGCGACACATCTAAAGGAAGAGGTGAACCTTCTCGGGGTCGAGGAAAAAGGGCCTTACCCCTTGGCCAACAAAAGACACTTACAAAGAAAGCTACAGCtggcagagggagaggtgcagatctcTCCGAGATGAGCtcatatgtcccgtctagggaagcatcagagggcaactcagcctctgttcaggaGCAATCGGCCATACAGTCGAGGCTGCCAGGGAGATACCAGCTCTGGGACGAGCCAtcctcatctcatagcacttcTGAAGGTTCGGAGAGTGCTAGTTAGGATTCTGAGTCATCAGCTACACCAGTCCCTGAGGCACAGGATGCTTCAGTTCATGATATCCCGGATGATAGTAGAGGGGGAGATACTACAGCTGCCGGCCTTGAAaggtcaaagaagaaagaggtttgggaggaccaaTTTTTAGCTTGGCTGCCTTCACAAGCTTGGACAATGAGGTCGCTAACCCTTGAGCGGCAGTTTCTATTGAAAGATTTAGAGAAGTACAATCCAACCTTTTTGAGGCAGTTCAGGGAGCGCAAGGGATGGATGTGGTTCACTCAGAGTGTAGTAGATTTCAAAAAGTACCTTGTCCATAAATTCTACGCCAATATGACGCATATTAAAAAGGGGATAAAGGTGACCAAAGTGCGTAACCTCAaagtgaggtttgatcagcatacacTTAACACGTACTTGGGCTTCGACGATGTTGAGCCGAAGGAGTATATGGAGAAGTGTGCACTGGGAGACTTAGTACGACCTTGGTTAGCAGTGATTCTAGTAGCACCAGgtccaccaccaccatggattaccgCTAGGGTTCTTATCCATCGGAACACACTGGGTTTTGAGGCGAAgtggtggcaaacctttgtctgcaACAGACTAGACCTGAACCAAAATGAAAACCACATTCCGATTCTTCAGGCAGTTTTGATTgcttctattatggccgggtaccccatcaatgtgggtgccatgatgtcggccaacatctcagtgattGCTTGGCAAGTTGACTCGTACTACCTGTATCCCACCACTATTACAAAATATCTCACTGATGCAAGGGTAGAGTCGAGGGAATATGACACAAAGGTGCGGCCTAAGAATCCTTTTACTTGGTATTCACTAATGAATGTGAACAAACCgaagaagaaagttcagcctcCTATCGCGAGTCAGTCTGATGAGCCGGCTATAGTAGTTgaggcagttgatgttccatccacttcagCCGAGCCTTCCTCCAGCGCCGCAGCTCTGCCTCCGCCCTCCTCCATAGCCCCTACTACAACTCCTACCACAGTTCCCACCTCGACTTTAATGCCAGTGCCCGTGCCTCCTCATCCACTAGATGTActacgagtctcccagacattagAAAACtatcaacaactagatgcagacatCCACTGTAAAACTGTCTGGCTTGTCCAGTACTGTTGCAGTGTAGCCCACTGCACATGTATCACAGGTTCCTTCTGACCTTGAGGAGACATTGAAAAAACTTTTGGAGAACCAGAAGACTATTATGGACACCTTGGTACAACACGGGTCAGTGATTGAAGAGAtgggaaaggaagtaaagaagatgataAAGTCCCAGGTCAGCAAGAAGTTAGTGGACAAGCTTCAGAGACAGGTGACCATGCTTGCTGCAGCGGGAGATCTCCCCTTTGACATGCTACTTGACCCACACCATTCCTCCCCAGATCCTGCAGCACCATCTgcaccagtggcaccagctgaccagtctgaagagccagaccttgttgccgacactactgaggcagtgcgtcagatgtttgccaacccagccacacctaacattgaggatgatgagatttaGTTGGCTGATCCTGAGGGAGATGACATTACTGGGGACAcaaagatgtccaaggagccatagggagttttctttagtcttccctcttttactcttattttgctaagcattagggacaatgcttacttttatttggGGGTGGAGGGGGGAggaggggtggagtttatttgacacaTTTGGTACTTTGAAACATTTGGCTTGTAATAATTTAATGATgttctctctttttttatttgtatgtatatatcttctctctTACTATGTAGATTCATTTTATCCTTATTAGTTTTGTTCATTAGCTTCGTTATCTTtgtttttgcttattagcttctttttatattttagtaGTGTATTAGCTTTTGTTTTGCTTAGTaccttctttttatgttttagtagataataagcctttggttttcttaatgccatggttctttccaaaggtagttttagTGTAAACCGGTGACTtgtcccaatgatggatggcgtgacaaaatgtttaagggaatgagtctgtttttgtgtttaggtaataatagtagtagtaatgaataaaaaaacctaattaagtcatgctcgaagagtcaaccatgcttcaattggcaccaacacacttaactacgtgcttatggttagaaataaggtttttgaaagaaacaactctagttagtgactttatgACTCTTGTGTTAAttttggcaatcatcgagtggtttaatcggatcatagtgatctttaaacttgagtGTGGTctttgtgggccctcgactctgacCTCTTTTACAATCCGGTTGCGTGAGGGATGAGATGAATTGTTTCTAGTCCAAGTATCTGTacaaatggtctagaacttgccccaaatgtgtttcaaggcaaaatcctaagttttgcttggtttgagaagtaattgtaggctctccttggaccgtttgagttttctattgccaaccaatgtcattatccctagttaacccctttgagcctctagcctttctcatttgataaccatattacaagcctttacccgtttggtCGTGAcactctcttggcacccgagctttccttaacactctcgTGAAACAAATGGCTTAAAACGTACATTTGGGAGAGAGAAgaggaacttgaaaaaggtatcaaggcacaaaaatagaaaagaaatgatctatatgagaagagaaggcaagaaaagaaaagaacaaaaagaaaaatgcaaaaattgaataagtggaagggttgaatagattcaaaaagaggtaatgatcccaaacatggagaaatcaaaaagggagaaagagaatgaaatgatcaagaaagagtgatgctaagtctctctagtccccaagGAAAAAAGAGCCTCTaggaattggcaaagtgtgagctgagaaatgaaagatggagtgcttaaggaaaggtgtaaccacttacccatacggtatcctaccctaatccaAAATCCTTCATTATATTCCGAaataagtcctacttgatttcaaatcgagtgagcttacattagtggcgatctacatgaggggaaagcctatggtacttgaagccgtacttgtgacattctcttaaGAGAGATGAGttaacctttcataaatctttagattgagtgctaaatttcttaagtgagctaggaaatggaaagtagaggaggaagagtttggagtccaccatgacctacatgatatagcaagagtccttgatgagtaaagtcaatgcttgaagctcaaatgacacattagaactatatgtgcatgaatgtttcACTTGTCGCCTTattgataatacatgagtagtgtcggtaattgttggtcccaactgatgtgtggatggATCACCTTTGACTCGCTAAAATGACTCTTAgcttttggaggtgggaactaatttatttgcttgaggacaagcaaagacttaagtttgggggagttaataagtagggattttgactgcttattagcacctttttgcttttgttttagtccgaaagtattgaattgtattcccgaaactaatgaaattgtgcaaattgcaagaatgctggaagtttggtatatcaagatgaaatccaactcaaaaaggagtattccaaagcacaaggcaataaagagcgcataagcacaaatgtgcggtccgcagaaggaattctacgGCCTCAAACCAAGAAGCAAAATGCAAGAGAACGTTCAGTAATGTGCGgatcgcacatgaattgtgcagcTACAGAACCAGACTTTTACTGAAAAAGATGCAAAGTTCAAGGAATATGCAAGAAGACCAAGTCTTGAAGCCTTTGTGAAGTGCAGgccacacaagaattgtgcggccgcaaaagtttGCCTCGCTGATGCAGTCCAGAAATGGGCGGCCGCAGAAACCTCCTTCCTCCCAACTAAAGAAATCTGCGGACTGtacatggaattgtgtggccgcagatccTCCTGAAGGGAATTTTTTCCGAGATTtttggccctgtataaatagacgagtttcacaaaattaggtcaagttcgAACATACAAAGTTGTTGAAGCCGTTTCTTTtagctattttaggaagttttagcttatttgagtattttagcattagatttcatcattttattcttccattatgagtttaattagcttttcttctttattttctacaaattccattatgagtagctagatttttactagggctgtgacacaaccctagtgtgtaaaccttatgggtaattaatttagtgcttgtttatgattgggtgttgattatttagcttagttcatgcatcaattttagaattaatggtttcaaatattgattcatgcctatttgacgtAGTTTctatttgagaaagagagacctagtagGATAACTT
Encoded proteins:
- the LOC138907906 gene encoding uncharacterized protein, with translation MPITTILKIDIFDVWGIDFMVPFVISCGNTYILVAVDYVSKWVEAVALPNNEARSVVAFLNKNIFTRFGTPRAIINDGGHSFATRLSTLFLAMNANRMDWSKKLDDALWAYLISYKTPIEMSPYRLVAHFNELDELWYHAYASSSMYKEKMKYLHDKYIWSIEFNVGDLVLLFNSMLRMFLGKLKSKWSGPFEIFTAYLHISCVYLNIKLKLTIAFA